In the genome of Segnochrobactrum spirostomi, the window CGACGACGTGTTCACCTCGATCCACATCGAGGAATTCGAGGTGATGGCCCGCGACACGAAGCTCGGCCCGGAGGAAATCACGCGCGACATTCCGAACGTGTCGGAAGAGGCGCTGAAGAACCTTGACGAGGCGGGCATCGTCTATATCGGCGCCGAAGTGAACGCCGGCGACATCCTCGTCGGCAAGATCACGCCGAAGGGCGAGAGCCCGATGACGCCGGAAGAGAAGCTTCTGCGCGCCATCTTCGGCGAGAAGGCGTCGGACGTCCGCGACACGTCGCTCCGCGTGCCCCCGGGCGTGCAGGGGACGATCGTCGAAGTGCGCGTGTTCAACCGCCACGGCGTCGAGAAGGACGAGCGCGCCATGGCGATCGAGCGCGAGGAGATCGAGCGCCTCGCCAAGGACCGCGACGACGAGCAGGCGATCCTCGACCGCAACGTCTACGGCCGTCTGATCGAGATGCTCGACGGCAAGGTGGCGGTGGCCGGTCCGAAGGGCTTCAAGAAGGACACGGTGATCGCCCGCGAGGCGATGCAGGACATCTCGCGGTCGCAGTGGTGGCAGTTCGCCGTCGCCGACGACCAACTGATGACGCAGATCGAGGGCCTTCGCGCGTCCTACGACGAGAGCCGCAAGCGTCTCGAGCAGCGCTTCATCGACAAGGTGGAGAAGCTGCAGCGCGGCGACGAGCTGCCCCCGGGCGTGATGAAGATGGTCAAGGTCTTCATCGCGGTGAAGCGCAAGATCCAGCCCGGCGACAAGATGGCCGGCCGCCACGGCAACAAGGGCGTCGTGTCGAAGATCGTGCCGTGCGAGGACATGCCGTTCCTCGAGGACGGCACCCACGTCGACATCGTGCTGAACCCGCTCGGCGTGCCGAGCCGCATGAACGTCGGACAGATCCTCGAGACCCATCTCGGCTGGGCCTGCGCCGGCCTCGGCAAGAAGATCGGCCGCCTCGTCGATGCTTACCGCGAGGAAGGCGGCGACGGATCGGAGCTGCGCGCGGCGCTGGTCGAACTCTACAACGACGGCCGCGAGCCGATCGCGGACTACGAGGTCGAGTCGCTTGCGGCGCTGGGCGACCAGCTCCGCAAGGGTGTGCCGATCGCGACGCCGGTGTTCGACGGCGCCCGCGAGCCGGACATCGTCGAGATGCTGGAGAAGGCCGGTCTCGATCGTTCGGGCCAGGTGACGCTCTATGACGGACGCACCGGCGAGCAGTTCGACCGCCCTGTGACGGTCGGCTACATCTACATGCTGAAGCTGCATCACCTCGTGGACGAGAAGATCCACGCCCGGTCGATCGGCCCGTACTCGCTCGTCACCCAGCAGCCGCTGGGTGGTAAGGCGCAGTTCGGCGGCCAGCGCTTCGGTGAAATGGAGGTGTGGGCGCTCGAAGCCTACGGCGCGGCGTACACGCTGCAGGAGATGCTGACGGTGAAGTCGGACGACGTCGCCGGCCGCACCAAGGTCTACGAGGCGATCGTCCGCGGCGACGATACCTTCGAAGCCGGCATACCCGAGTCCTTCAACGTGCTCGTGAAGGAAATGCGCTCGCTCGGCCTCAACGTCGATCTCGTGGACGGCAAGAAGGCCGCCAACGAGGGCGGCGAGCCGCAGGCCGACGCCGCGGAATAAGACACCGACAGGGCGGGCCCCGCGGCCCGCCCGCTCCGGCACCCGGCAGGGGTCGTGTGCCGGCACGACAGGAATGCACGGATTTCACGGGTCCCTTTGACCGCGGCGCGCGCCCGGTGCCGCTTCAGGACCCTCGAAACGAAGGAGAGAGCCGATGAATCAAGAGGTCATGAACCTGTTCAATTCGCAGGCTCCAGCTCAGACCTTCGATCACATCAAGATCGCTCTGGCCAGCCCGGAGAAGATTCTGTCGTGGTCCTACGGCGAGATCAAGAAGCCGGAGACGATCAACTACCGCACGTTCAAGCCGGAGCGGGACGGTCTGTTCTGCGCGCGGATCTTCGGACCGATCAAGGACTACGAGTGCTTGTGCGGCAAGTACAAGCGGATGAAGTACAAGGGCGTCATCTGCGAGAAGTGCGGCGTCGAGGTCACCCTGTCGCGGGTGCGCCGCGAGCGCATGGGCCACATCGAGCTCGCCGCCCCCGTCGCGCACATCTGGTTCCTGAAGTCGCTCCCGAGCCGCATCGGCATGCTGCTCGACATGACGCTGAAGGACCTCGAGCGCATTCTCTATTTCGAGAACTATTGCGTGCTGGAGCCGGGGCTGACCCCGCTCAAGCTGCACCAGCTCTTGAGCGAAGAGGAATATCTGCGCGCCCAGGAGGAATACGGGGATGACAACTTCACCGCCCTGATCGGCGCTGAAGCGATCCGCGAGATCCTGCGCGGCCTTAACCTCGAGGGCGAGCGCGATCGCCTGCGCGTCGAGATCGCGGAATCGACCTCCGAGCTGAAGCCGAAGAAGCTCGCCAAGCGCCTCAAGCTGGTCGAGGCGTTCCTCGATTCCGGCAACAAGCCGGAATGGATGATCTTGACCGTCGTTCCGGTCATGCCGCCCGATCTGCGCCCGCTCGTTCCCCTCGACGGCGGCCGCTTCGCGACCTCCGACCTGAACGACCTCTACCGTCGCGTCATCAACCGCAACAACCGTCTGAAGCGGCTGATCGAGCTGCGCGCGCCGGACATCATCATCCGCAACGAGAAGCGCATGCTTCAGGAAGCGGTCGATGCGCTGTTCGACAACGGCCGCCGCGGCCGCGTCATCACCGGTGCCAACAAGCGTCCGCTGAAGTCGCTCTCCGACATGCTGAAGGGCAAGCAGGGCCGGTTCCGCCAGAACCTGCTCGGCAAGCGCGTGGACTATTCGGGCCGCTCGGTCATCGTGGTGGGCCCGGAGCTGAAGCTCCACCAGTGCGGCTTGCCCAAGAAGATGGCGCTCGAGCTGTTCAAGCCCTTCATCTATTCGCGCCTCGACGCGAAGGGCTATTCCTCGACCGTGAAGCAGGCGAAGAAGCTCGTCGAGAAGGAGAAGCCCGAAGTCTGGGATATCCTCGACGAGGTGATCCGCGAGCATCCGGTGATGCTGAACCGTGCCCCGACGCTGCACCGCCTCGGCATTCAGGCCTTCGAGCCGGTGCTGATCGAGGGCAAGGCGATCCAGCTTCACCCGCTCGTCTGCTCGGCCTTCAACGCCGACTTCGACGGCGACCAGATGGCGGTTCACGTGCCGCTTTCGCTGGAAGCCCAGCTCGAAGCCCGCGTGCTGATGATGTCGACCAACAACATCCTGCACCCGGCGAACGGCGCGCCGATCATCGTGCCGTCGCAGGACATCGTGCTCGGTCTCTATTATCTCTCCATCATGGCGGAGAAGGAGCCGGGCGAGGGGATGGCGTTCGGCAACCTCGGCGAGCTGATGCACGCTCTCGAGGCGAAGGCGATCACGCTGCACTCCAAGATCCGCGGGCGCTACAAGGGCGTCGGCGCGGACGGCAAGCCGTATACCAAGATCTACGAGACGACTGCGGGCCGCATGCTCATCGGCGAGCTGTTGCCGCGGCATCCGGCGGTGCCCTTCGACATCTGCAACCAGCTGATGACGAAGAAGCAGATCTCCGCGATGATCGACGCCGTCTACCGCGCCTGCGGTCAGAAGGAGACCGTGATCTTCTGCGACAAGATCATGTCGCTCGGCTTCCGCCACGCCTTCCGCGCCGGCATCTCGTTCGGCAAGGACGACATGGTCATTCCGGACACGAAGGAGCGTCTGGTCGAGGAGACCCGCACCCTCGCGAAGGAATACGAGCAGCAATATTCCGACGGTCTGATCACCCAGGGTGAGAAGTACAACAAAGTCGTCGACGCCTGGGCGAAGTGCACCGACCGCGTCGCGGACGAGATGATGAAGCGCATCTCGGCCGTGCAGACCGACGAGAAGACCGGCCGTCAGAAGAAGATCAACTCGATCTACATGATGAGCCACTCGGGTGCCCGCGGTTCGCCGGCCCAGATGAAGCAGCTCGCCGGTATGCGCGGCCTGATGGCGCGTCCGGACGGCTCGATCATCGAGAACCCGATCATCTCGAACTTCAAGGAAGGTCTGACGGTTCTCGAGTACTTCAACTCGACCCACGGCGCCCGTAAGGGTCTCGCCGACACCGCGCTCAAGACCGCGAACTCGGGTTACCTGACCCGCCGTCTCGTCGACGTGGCGCAGGACTCGATCGTCACCGAGCGCGATTGTGGTTCCGAGGGCGGCATCAAGATGACGGCGGTCATCGATGCCGGCACCACGGTCGCCTCGCTCGGCATGCGCATCCTGGGTCGCACCGCGGCCGAGGACATCCTCGATCCGGCGAGCGGCAAGGTGTTGGTCGCCAAGGGTACCTTGATCGAGGAGAAGGAAGTCGAGCGCGTCGAGAAGGCGGGCGTGCAGTCGGTCCGCATTCGCTCGGTGCTGACCTGCGAGACCCGCAACGGCGTCTGCGGCACCTGCTACGGACGCGATCTCGCCCGCGGTACGCCGGTCAACATGGGCGAAGCGGTCGGCGTGATCGCGGCGCAGTCGATTGGCGAGCCGGGCACCCAGCTCACCATGCGCACGTTCCATATCGGCGGAACGGCGCAGGTGGTCGATCAGTCCTTCATCGAGTCGAGCTTCGAAGGCACGGTGAAGATCCGCAACCGCAACGTCGTGCGCGACAGCGAGGGCAAGCTCATCGTGATGGGCCGCAACCTTGCGGTCGTGGTGCTCGACAAGGACGGCAGCGAGCGTGCGGTGCACCGCATCACCTACGGTGCGCGCCTGCACGTCGACGACGGCGATCAGATCCGCCGCGGCCAGCGCGTCGCCGAGTGGGACCCGTACACCCGTCCGATCCTCACCGAGGTCGATGGCATCGCGGCGTTCGAGGACCTGGTCGAAGGCGCCTCGGTGACGGAAACCGCCGACGAGGCGACCGGCATCACCAAGCGCGTCGTCACCGATTGGCGCTCCAACACCCGCGGCGCGGACCTCAAGCCGGCCGTCACGGTGAAGGACGCCGACGGCAAGGTGCTCAAGCTCTCCAAGGGCGGCGACGCGCGCTATCTGCTCGCGGTCGATGCCATTCTCTCGGTGGAGCCGGGCGCCCGCGTCCATGCCGGCGACGTGCTCGCCCGTATTCCGCTTGAGAGCGCCAAGACACGCGACATCACCGGCGGTCTGCCGCGGGTGGCGGAGCTGTTCGAGGCGCGCCGGCCGAAGGACCACGCGATCATCGCGGAAGTCGACGGCACGGTGCGGTTCGGCAAGGACTACAAGAACAAGCGCCGCGTCATCATCGAGCCGCATGACGGCTCGCTCGACCCGGTCGAGTACCTGATCCCGAAGGGCAAGCACATCCACCTTCAGGACGGCGACGCGATCGAGAAGGGCGACTTCATCCTCGACGGCAACCCGGCGCCGCACGACATCCTGGCGATCCGTGGCGTGGAGGCGCTCGCCGCCTACCTCGTCAACGAAATCCAGGACGTCTACCGGCTCCAGGGCGTGGTCATCAACGACAAGCACATCGAGGTGATCGTCCGTCAGATGCTGCAGAAGGTGGAAGTCACCGACGGCGGCGAGACGGAGTTCTTCCCCGGCGATCAGCTCGATCGGGTCGAGTTCGACCTCATCAACGAGAAGGTCATCGCCGAGGGCAAGAAGCCCGCGAGCGGCAACCCCGTTCTGCTCGGCATCACCAAGGCGAGCCTGCAGACCCGGTCGTTCTTCTCGGCGGCGTCGTTCCAGGAGACCACCCGCGTCCTCACCGAGGCGGCGGTCTTCGGCAAGATCGACCCGCTCGACGGCCTCAAGGAGAACGTCATCGTCGGCCGCCTGATCCCGGCGGGTACGGGTGCGACCGTCGCCCGGCTCAAGGAGATCGCGACGCGCCGCGACGAGCTGATCCTCGAGGAGCGCAAGCGCTCCGGCGACGCCGGCTCGGCCGAGGCGGT includes:
- the rpoC gene encoding DNA-directed RNA polymerase subunit beta', whose amino-acid sequence is MNQEVMNLFNSQAPAQTFDHIKIALASPEKILSWSYGEIKKPETINYRTFKPERDGLFCARIFGPIKDYECLCGKYKRMKYKGVICEKCGVEVTLSRVRRERMGHIELAAPVAHIWFLKSLPSRIGMLLDMTLKDLERILYFENYCVLEPGLTPLKLHQLLSEEEYLRAQEEYGDDNFTALIGAEAIREILRGLNLEGERDRLRVEIAESTSELKPKKLAKRLKLVEAFLDSGNKPEWMILTVVPVMPPDLRPLVPLDGGRFATSDLNDLYRRVINRNNRLKRLIELRAPDIIIRNEKRMLQEAVDALFDNGRRGRVITGANKRPLKSLSDMLKGKQGRFRQNLLGKRVDYSGRSVIVVGPELKLHQCGLPKKMALELFKPFIYSRLDAKGYSSTVKQAKKLVEKEKPEVWDILDEVIREHPVMLNRAPTLHRLGIQAFEPVLIEGKAIQLHPLVCSAFNADFDGDQMAVHVPLSLEAQLEARVLMMSTNNILHPANGAPIIVPSQDIVLGLYYLSIMAEKEPGEGMAFGNLGELMHALEAKAITLHSKIRGRYKGVGADGKPYTKIYETTAGRMLIGELLPRHPAVPFDICNQLMTKKQISAMIDAVYRACGQKETVIFCDKIMSLGFRHAFRAGISFGKDDMVIPDTKERLVEETRTLAKEYEQQYSDGLITQGEKYNKVVDAWAKCTDRVADEMMKRISAVQTDEKTGRQKKINSIYMMSHSGARGSPAQMKQLAGMRGLMARPDGSIIENPIISNFKEGLTVLEYFNSTHGARKGLADTALKTANSGYLTRRLVDVAQDSIVTERDCGSEGGIKMTAVIDAGTTVASLGMRILGRTAAEDILDPASGKVLVAKGTLIEEKEVERVEKAGVQSVRIRSVLTCETRNGVCGTCYGRDLARGTPVNMGEAVGVIAAQSIGEPGTQLTMRTFHIGGTAQVVDQSFIESSFEGTVKIRNRNVVRDSEGKLIVMGRNLAVVVLDKDGSERAVHRITYGARLHVDDGDQIRRGQRVAEWDPYTRPILTEVDGIAAFEDLVEGASVTETADEATGITKRVVTDWRSNTRGADLKPAVTVKDADGKVLKLSKGGDARYLLAVDAILSVEPGARVHAGDVLARIPLESAKTRDITGGLPRVAELFEARRPKDHAIIAEVDGTVRFGKDYKNKRRVIIEPHDGSLDPVEYLIPKGKHIHLQDGDAIEKGDFILDGNPAPHDILAIRGVEALAAYLVNEIQDVYRLQGVVINDKHIEVIVRQMLQKVEVTDGGETEFFPGDQLDRVEFDLINEKVIAEGKKPASGNPVLLGITKASLQTRSFFSAASFQETTRVLTEAAVFGKIDPLDGLKENVIVGRLIPAGTGATVARLKEIATRRDELILEERKRSGDAGSAEAVLAQDVPAAE